In Phocoena phocoena chromosome 8, mPhoPho1.1, whole genome shotgun sequence, the following are encoded in one genomic region:
- the LOC136127169 gene encoding RNA polymerase II subunit A C-terminal domain phosphatase SSU72 like protein 3-like has product MPSSPLRVAVVCMSNMNRSMEAHSILMKKGFNVKSFGVGSCVRLPGRAGNLPVVYDFSTTYEQMSKDLLRKDGERYRSNGVLHILGRNERIKPHPERFQECRDPFDVIFTCQEGVYDRVVADLCTREQETCQPVHVINVDINDTLEDATLGSLIICELCQGLQQADDMESSLAELLLAAEGKTGRSFLHTVCFY; this is encoded by the coding sequence ATGCCCTCCTCTCCACTCAGGGTGGCTGTGGTCTGTATGAGTAACATGAACAGGAGCATGGAAGCCCACAGCATCCTCATGAAGAAAGGGTTCAATGTCAAGTCTTTTGGAGTCGGATCCTGTGTGAGGCTCCCAGGACGTGCAGGTAACCTCCCCGTGGTTTATGATTTTTCCACCACGTATGAGCAAATGAGCAAGGACCTTCTCCGCAAAGATGGAGAACGCTATAGAAGCAATGGTGTCTTACACATCTTGGGAAGAAATGAGAGAATCAAGCCTCACCCGGAAAGATTTCAAGAGTGCAGGGATCCCTTTGATGTCATCTTCACATGTCAGGAGGGCGTCTATGACAGGGTGGTGGCAGATCTGTGCACCCGAGAGCAGGAGACCTGTCAGCCTGTTCACGTGATCAACGTGGACATAAACGACACCCTGGAGGACGCCACTCTTGGATCTCTGATCATCTGTGAGCTCTGCCAAGGTCTCCAGCAGGCAGATGACATGGAAAGCAGTCTGGCTGAGCTTCTCCTGGCAGCAGAGGGGAAAACAGGAAGGAGCTTTCTGCACACGGTCTGCTTCTACTGA
- the LOC136127261 gene encoding LOW QUALITY PROTEIN: RNA polymerase II subunit A C-terminal domain phosphatase SSU72 like protein 3-like (The sequence of the model RefSeq protein was modified relative to this genomic sequence to represent the inferred CDS: substituted 2 bases at 2 genomic stop codons): MPSSPLRVAVVCMRNINRRMEAHSILRKKSFSVRSFGMGSLVRFPRLVPKEPVAYDFSTSCNMMHKDLSCXDXKYYKGNGVLHILKRNDRIKPHPERFQECRDPFDVIFTCAERIYNRVVADMCARDQETWQPVHVINVDIEDTLELATLGSLIICELCQGLQQAEDMEGSLAELLQADKEKTGGNFLHTVCFY, encoded by the coding sequence ATGCCCTCCTCTCCGCTCAGGGTGGCTGTGGTCTGTATGCGTAACATAAACAGGAGAATGGAAGCCCACAGCATCCTCAGGAAGAAAAGTTTCAGTGTCAGGTCTTTTGGAATGGGATCCCTCGTAAGGTTCCCAAGACTGGTGCCCAAGGAACCAGTGGCTTATGACTTTTCAACTTCATGTAATATGATGCACAAGGACCTTTCCTGTTAAGACTGAAAATACTACAAAGGGAATGGAGTCTTACACATcttgaaaagaaatgacagaatcAAGCCTCACCCAGAAAGATTTCAAGAGTGCAGAGATCCCTTCGATGTCATCTTCACCTGTGCGGAGAGAATCTATAACAGGGTTGTGGCAGATATGTGTGCCAGAGATCAGGAGACCTGGCAGCCTGTGCACGTGATCAACGTGGACATAGAGGACACCCTGGAGTTAGCCACCCTTGGATCTCTGATCATCTGTGAGCTCTGCCAAGGTCTCCAGCAGGCGGAAGACATGGAAGGCAGTCTGGCTGAGTTGCTCCAGGCAGATAAGGAGAAAACAGGAGGGAACTTTCTTCACACAGTCTGCTTCTACTGA